gaaaagagtaTCCCCGCGAGCGAGCCCCCGTGAGAGaatctcctttctttttgtttctttttttcttgttttttattctttttctttctttctttcctctcctttttctttatttctctctttttttctttttctcttttttttttattgattcctttacttctttttctttctctctctctctctcttttctctcctgctggccgcacgggatcttaagtgtgacgtcggggtggtgggacCTCCGCTAGCATCACCTCGGGTTTACCTCACCGGTTGCCACTGCACGAGGttagggtaaaaaaaaaatggctacatcaagcccttatttaaaaaaatcaaggccacttcaaatccttatttgaaacaaggtcTACTtcgaatctttatttgaaaaaatgacacACTTCAAGCccttctttaaaattttccctttattttattttaggttgCAATTCTTGCCCATGGAATGAACTAAAATAtactctttttctctctctctttcccactTAAAAAAACCGCTtgatcaaatattatttatcttGAGCAAATGCACCTTGAATCAAGGGGGAAATGACTTCGCATTTCTTGAGAAGTCTTCCAAACGCAAGTGCTCATGTCAACATTTGCATCAAGATTTCTAACGTTTCCGTTTCGAAAAATTATAGTTACTGCGATTTTTCTTTTcgtattttataaaaaaaaagtcaaaaccaCACCGCGCATCACGTTGACCCATCATCAGTCCATGCATTACGATCAGCAGGCGCTGTCCCTGTCCCGACCTCATCGTCACAAGCGAAGAATGTGAACCAAGCGATCAACCATCGATCTTCGAAGGACAAGACTTCACAGATTGGCGCTTCTTCGGTCGGGCGATCGTCCTCACTTCCTCTCCAATCGCTTCCCAGCTTCCTCCTGCATCCTGAAAATCCCTATGGCGGGGCCGCTCGTCGGCGGAGCATTTCTCTCGGCTTTCCTCCAGGTGCTCTTCGACCGGATGGCCTCCCCCGAGGTCGTCGACTTCTTCCGGTCGCACAAGCTCGACAAGGGGAGGCTGCTGCAGAAGCTGAAGGCCGCGCTCCTGTCCGCGAACGCCGTGCTGGACGACGCGGAGGAGAAACAGATGACCAACGACCACGTCAGGGAGTGGCTCGACGACCTCAAGGACACCGTGTACGACGCCGACGACCTGTTCGACGAGATCGCCACTGAAGATCTGAAGCGAGAAGCCAGGGTCGAGCCTCGGGCTCTCGTTTGTAAGGTCTGGAGCTTTGCTGCAGACGCTCGTAGGAGTAAATTGGGGGATGAGTTAGAGAGGGTTCTGGAGAGATTGGAGAGCGTAGTGAAGCAGAGAGAAGTGCTGGGCCTAAGGGAAGGTTTTCGCGAGAGGACGGCTAGAGCTTTGCAGACCACTTCGTTGGTCGAGGAATCGGGAGTTTTCGGGAGGGAGAAGGACAGGAAGGCGGTGATCGAGTTGCTCTTGTCAGATCGGGGCGAAAAGAACACCAGCATGATGGCCATCGTTGGGATGGGCGGTGTCGGTAAGACCACGCTATCTCAGCTCGTGTTCAACGATGGTGCGGTGAAGGGGAGTTTCGAGTTGAGGGCGTGGGTTTCCGTGTCCGACCAATTCGACATCTGCAAGCTGACGGCGACGGCTCTCGAGGAGTTCTCCTCCCTGTCTAAGAAGGAGACCGAAAATCTCAACCAGCTTCAGCTCCAACTGAAGGACTTGTTGACAGGGAAGAAATTCCTATTGGTGTTGGATGATGTTTGGAATGAGGACTTAAATCTTTGGAATACGTTCCTAGTTCCTTTTACCTATGGAGCAAGAGGCAGCAAAATCATCGTGACGACACGAAATGAGCGTGTCGCATCGGTTGCTCGTGCCTTCTCGAAATACTATTTACAGAAGTTACAAGACAAGGAATGTTGGGACTTGTTCGCAAAACATGCATTTGACGAGCATAATTTCGAGGCGCGCACGAGACTTGAAGAAATCGGGCAAAGAATTGTAAAGAGATGTGATGGATTGCCTCTTGCGCTGAAGACTATAGGTAGTTTGTTATGCTGTGAGTCTGATATCAGGAAGTGGGAAATAATTGCGGAGAGTGGTATTTGGAATTTGGCACGtgaaaagaatgaaattctcCCTGCGTTGTTGTTAAGTTATCATTACCTTCCTCCACAACTGAAACGATGTTTTGCCTATTGTTCAATCTTCCCAAAGGATTGTATATATGAGAAGGACCAGCTGATCTTACTTTGGATGGCTGAGGGCTTGATAGAACAACCTAACGACGGCAGGACATTAGAGGAAGTAGGTGATCAGTGCTTCTGTGATCTTGTGTCTAGATCTTTGCTTCATAGAGTAAGTGATGTCGAATCGAGCTTCTCGATGCATGACCTGGAAGCAAGCGATGTCGAATCAAGCTTTTCGATGCATGACCTGGTCAATGACTTGGCAAGATATGTAGCTGGTGGATCTTTTTATAGCTTGGACGGAGGCAATGCACACCAGGTGTCCTCAAGCACTCGCCATTTGTCATTTGTAAGAACTAAATATGATGTCGCTTCCAGATTCAGAGTGTTAGCTGGGGCAATGAATTTGCGTACTTTCCTACCGCTAAACGTGGGTCATGTGGGATTTTACGGGTACAATTTGTTGACTGATGAGGTACTGCATGTTCTGTTGCCGACCCTGAGACGGTTAAGGGTGCTATCTTTGTCTCATTATCAGAAAATCTCTACGTTGCCCAGTTCAATTGGATGTTTGAAGCATCTGCGCTATTTGAATCTCTCCTATAATAGAAGTCTACTTAGATTGCCTGATTCAATTACAGCTCTATACAACTTGCAAATCTTAATTCTTGCTTACTGTCATTCTCTCATTGAGTTACCGAGCAACATGGGCAGCCTAACCTGTCTGCGTCATCTTGATCTAAGGTGGACACGCCTGAAGAGAATGCCGTTGGGGATGAACAGACTGAAGGATTTGCGGACATTAACTAATTTCGTGGTGGCCGAAAACGGTGGGACCAGGGTTAGGGAGCTAGGGGAACTTGGGAATCTTATGGGTACACTCTCCATACAGGGTTTGCAGAATGTTGATAATTATGAAGATGCTGAAATAGTcaatttaaagggaaaaaggtACTTGAAAAAGTTAGTATTGGAATGGGGTTATGATAACAATATTACGCAGCAAAATAGCTTAAATGTATTGGACAAGCTGCAACCTCATTGGAACTTGAGAGAGCTTATCATTAATTTCTATAGTGGTAGGTCATTTGCCGATTGGCTGGGACACGGTTCATTCTCTAATATGTCAATCGTGTGTCTTGAATCTTGCAAGCACTGTGTGTCATTGCCTCCTTTAGGACAGCTACCATCTCTGGAGGGGTTGATAATCAGAGGATTTGATGGAGTTACAAGTGTGGGTACTGAATTCAATGGTAGTAACTGTACACCTTTTCAGTCACTAAAGTACTTGGAATTTGCTGACATGTGCAGCTGGAAAGAGTGGGCTTCTTTTACAATAGAGACAGGAGGTCTTGCCTTTGCACATCTGCAGGAGCTTTGTATTAGAAATTGCCCCCAGTTGAGTGGAGGTTTACCCAGCCATCTCCCTTCTCTAACAGCCTTGTCCATTGAAAATTGCCCACAGCTAACATCTTCTCTACCATTTGCACCACTTCTCCGTGAGATCAAATTGGATGATTGTGGAAAGGTTTCTGGAGTTGAGCCTCTCCTAAATGGCACTGAGTTACGAGATATGCAAATCATGAATCTTTCAACCCTTCCCTTGAGGTTTCTTCCTCCTAATATGACAAGACTCAATCTCGAAGGTAGTCGTGAAATAGAGTTGCCAATACACAGATGCCATGAATCTCTCCAGTATCTAGACTTGAAGCGGAGCTGCGATTCACTTATATCCTTTCCTCTAGAAATTTTCCCCTCGCTTAAGAATATTCAGTTGGTGGGAAGATTCAAAAATTGGAACATCTTTCAAATTCTGACGGTTCTCCACTTCTTCTCCATTCGATGGGAATTACCAATTGCCCCGAATTTAGATCTTTCCCTGCGGGAGGATTGGTTGCCCCATGCCTCACTTCATTAAATTTGAATGGCTGCTGTCATCTAAAGTATCTGCCAGAAAACATGCAGGCTCTCCTTCCTTCGCTTCGGTCTCTGACAATATCCTCATGTCCACAAATCGAGTCATTTCCCAAGACGGGTTTACCCTCCAAGTTGGTCGCGCTTTCACTCTCTAATTGTGACAAGCTCATCACTGGCCGCAAGGATTGGGGTCTTCAATCACTATGCTCTCTTGAAACTTTTTCCATTGGGGATGAGAAAAATATAGAGTCATTTCCTGAGATAGGGCTTCTGCCAACCTCTCTTACCTCTCTGAATATATATCGCTTTGAGAATCTGACGTCCCTGAACTCCACAGGGCTTCATAGCCTGAGCTCCCTTGAAAACCTCTCCATTAGCGTATGTCCTAAGCTCCATTCCTTCCCAAAAGAGGGACAAATTCTGCCCGCTTCTCTTACCTCTCTGTCGATTAATCTTATGGATCTAAAATCACTCGATAACTTAGGGCTTCGCCGCCTCAATTGTCTCAAAGAATTTCGCATAAATATCTGCGGAAGTCTTCGATCCATGCCAGCGGAGGGCTTGTCATCCTCCCTTTCCAATCTATCTATCAATGAGTGCCCTATGCTGGCGAAAAGATGCCAgcggaagaaagggaaagattgGCCCCGAGTTAAGCGCATTCGCTGCATCGAGATTGAAGGGGTGCTCGTCACATGATCGTACATCTTGCTTTACAATCCCTCCTTTTACCAAGATCTCACTCAGGTATCTCCCTTGGCCCTAAACTAAGTAAGCCATTTATTTATTCAGGACATACTTTAGTCGCTCTGTGCTATCCTTCCAGCTAATGCAAATCGAAATCTGGCGTGTGTGTTGGACCGTATCCCTAATGTATCTCCAGCTGAAGCACTCGATGTTCCGTGGCGCAATGTGAGCTGCAGCCGGTAGCCGGTGCGCGGTGATACGTCCAATTTTTGGTTGTTTGAGGATTAGCGGGAGCTCTAATTAAGGAAAGGTCCTGCCAATTCTACTACTTCTGTGGAGAGTAGTTGAATTACCGAGAGGAAGCTTGGAAGCTATTCCGAGCGGCCTATCGTGGCAATCGGTTGACGCCTGCTCAGTAGCAGAGGAGAGTTTCGAAAGTCGAGGGGACAAGCATAGGAAATTCGTGCAAAATCTCAGTTTATGAGATGGGGATGCGGACAGAGATTTTTGGTGAATATTTAAAAGAAGATAGCATAGGAAGTAGAAAATGTGCCGAACACCTAGCAGGTCAGGTGGGTTTGGGGCATCCGGAGAACACAGACCAGATATTTAGAAGGGATCACTATTGTACAAGCATCTTCTCGAATGTGAGCTTTGCAGACTGGATTGTTATCTGTCAGGTTTATATCTTCACCGGGATGAAGAAGAattgcaaagagagagatcatagAGAAGCATCATTTGATTATTTACTGTGCTCTTCTTTTTCCCAGTGGGTACATGCATCTGTTGTTTGCGGTTTTATTAGCCGAGGATGTCAGCATTTCCTAGTCAACTCAGTCTGAGATCTGGTGCTTTAGCAGCAAACTAGTTAAGTTCTACCATGAATGGAGTTCATTAGGTTGTATCTACCTTAAATGTTAAGTCGTCATTCCCTGGCAGAATTACGTGAAAAGAAGTAGATGTTTGTTTCTCTTTGTGAGGAAGAAGTTTCAATGTCTGAGTCCGGTTAATTAGATTCCTAGGACTTGACAATGATTGGTCACTGCACTGCACTGCACTGCACTGAAGCCTGTTATTTGACAGGAatctcttcctcatcctcttcttcttcctccatttcTTTGGACTGTTGGAGCAGATTGTCTAGtgatatttttcatgtgtttaCTGATTATCTAAGATGCACAGTTAAGCATTTATTCTGTCATGATACATCATTGCGACGAATTTTTCCAGTAACTGTTGCTGTTAGATCAGTGTTGTTAATCAATTGTGCAGTTCATGAACTTGGACATATTTTTCCTGGACTAACACTCAGAGATCCGAATTTGTTAGCAGGTCATTAAGTATGGTTTTGTCATACTGTTCAATGTTACGATTGGGGATGTTATGTCAACAGCCTAAAGAGTCTCTCGTCTCTTCAAGCCACAGTTACGAACTTCTTGACAAATTTCCTCCCTTCTGGATTAgctgggttctttttttttgatgagTCATTGAGATACCAGGTACTTTGATTAACTATTTTCCTGCCCTGTTCTGCAAAGTTATGTACTTCaaggtttgattttttattgtgtTTAAAACAAGAGGCGAGGTCTTAATGTTATACCTGGAActatcaaaaaaaatttcacatacaCAAGTAATATCATGACTGCATTTAGTTCCCTCGAGAGAAGAATTCTCTCTATGGAATCGGAACTGGTAATCTTGAAAGTGGCAAATTGGCCAAAAGTTGGGAGTCaaattatgccatagataactTCCGAGTTTATTATCTCATGAATGCATTGAGGGTAATTATGCCATCATAAGTGGGGAACAACAGCATGGAGAAGGATTTTATATTTCAGATGAAAGCTTCTGAGATCAATGTGGTTGCTAAAGAACAGAGCTAGTTTGCTTCATGCAAACCTGTTGTTCAGGGATTCTTGGTGTAGTCTCCAGCCTGTGATAAAAGGCATTGAGTACTTCCTAGTTCCTGATAATGACTCAAGTTTAGGTTTAATCATTGCTATCTTGACTCGCATTATGGTTGTGAtatggttgtgaaattgtgatTGAAAGGAGGCAATGATTTTTGAGATTCTCACTCCACTTAGTCTATGAATGCAGATTTCACGAAATTCATATAAAGTCCCGTTCTTAGTGGTTTGCAGGTGCACTTCTTATAGTGATTGGTGTGCTAATTCTCAGCAAATCAAGTATCGAGAAGAAAAGTAGAGTTGATTGAAAGTTCTCAGTTTATGAGAGATACCATACGCCATGCTTGAAGGTTGCCCCCTTTTGCTACAGGCAACAGTTGCCCTGCTTCTCtggtttatgtttttctttcccttctctcttttaaGTGCCCGAACTGCCTGTACTCATTTATCTTTTGTGGATTTTCAGGTGACTTATAAATGAGAAGTTACATTCTCGTGCCACTctcaaggaaggaaaaaaaagaagtcgaGAATTGAGGATAGAAGAGTGTTTGCTTCCTGGCCGGTCATTCCGCGTGAATGATCACTACTTGCTGTGACTGGCAGCACCAAGGTTGCTATGTTGTTAATGCCAGGATTGCTATGTTACTGTTAATGGTGACTGTAAGATATAGCTACAAAGCAAGCTACAAAGAAGGCAGATTTGTGTTTAGCGATGGGATCCTGTCCCACCTTTTTACCGTACCAAACGAGTAAGGCTAAAACATTGGTACGTGAACCTTAATTTAGGCGCTCTGGAAAGGCTGAATGTGTCGTGCGCGCTTTGAGAGCATAAAGCTAAGACCCAACAAAGATCATCTTTACGTTAATATAAATCAAGGTCTTAATGTGAGCTTATACCGACATGTGCTATAAGGTAATAGAAAACTTGCGGAGGATTTAATGGACATCGTGCCTTACGGGGCCGAGGCTGTCTTCTAACTCACCTCGACCCGAACTGCTCGTGCTATAAGACCCTCCATTCTTTGCCCCTTATTAAttcataaaatatgaaaaagaaaaaaatcgactgaggattttttttaatagacttcatggaatatattttcttcacttgatgtTATTGTCGGattgaaattttatggaaaaaaagattcttattttcaatttctgcTTTGACGAAAGAGAAATGCatgaattttatggaaaaaaaaaatcttatcttcAATTTCTGCGTTGACGAAAGAGAAATGCATGAGTTAGATCTTTGATTACTTTGTCAAAAATAGTTAGTTATGCTATAGATGAAATCAGTACTCATTGATCTGAttggataatgaaaatatatttcaacttGTGTAAAGGGTGCCATAGATGAAATCATGTCGTAGTAATATTGCTATTGCGGTAAACTTAAAATGGTACCTTTTCCTCGGAAAACTTTGTTACTTGTATGATATGAAACACGACAATGCGTGGCCAAAGTAATAGTTTTTCTCGTTACCAaactaaacttaaaatttgtaaaatcaaTTCGGTGAAAAGATTGGTGCACCAAATTTATTGGCTATCttgaaaatttagatttgtGAGGAAAGGGTGTTCGCCTCAAAATGTGGATTTTTGGCTGGCACAATTTGATGTTGTGATGAAGCCGACAGCAATCGCGAAGATTTCCTCTCGAACTTCGCCGATGCGAATGGAGAAGCCAAGTACATGAACGTCCTCGTAagttcctcctctctcggctgTTGTTTTTATACTCGGACATCCTATTAAGCGCTGTAGAATTGAGGCGAAATCAATGTTAAAGGTGCGTGCTTGATCGCATGTCGTGCCCTATCCTTTTCTGTTGTCCATGAACTGCGGCTGCGGAGTCTCTTCCGTGTGCAATAATGCTCCAGTACTCATAAAATGATTAACCCTAGATTTCACTTTTGAGTCGAGCGTAGTTCCCTTTTTATTTGCAATTTAAATGGCTCGCATGAGGGTCGCCATTCCTGATTTCAGCAAGAAGttgcaaattgaaaaattcgTGATGTCCGTTTTATTATTCAGTGATATCTTTCATTCATAAGCTATATGTTTAAAATAGATAGTAATTAGCCAAATAATTGGTGACACCAAATGCTAAATATTTACCTAACATCATCATACTATAAAGTTACATTCGATTCCGAGTAATAAAAGCAGCacacgttctctctctctcactcactaaCACAATGGTCGAGGCGTCAGACGTGGTCGAGCCCCCCCTCATTGTTGCATGGCTGCTCCCGCTGGCCTGGCTCATGAGCCGGAGGGGC
This region of Eucalyptus grandis isolate ANBG69807.140 chromosome 8, ASM1654582v1, whole genome shotgun sequence genomic DNA includes:
- the LOC120285926 gene encoding putative disease resistance RPP13-like protein 1, whose protein sequence is MAGPLVGGAFLSAFLQVLFDRMASPEVVDFFRSHKLDKGRLLQKLKAALLSANAVLDDAEEKQMTNDHVREWLDDLKDTVYDADDLFDEIATEDLKREARVEPRALVCKVWSFAADARRSKLGDELERVLERLESVVKQREVLGLREGFRERTARALQTTSLVEESGVFGREKDRKAVIELLLSDRGEKNTSMMAIVGMGGVGKTTLSQLVFNDGAVKGSFELRAWVSVSDQFDICKLTATALEEFSSLSKKETENLNQLQLQLKDLLTGKKFLLVLDDVWNEDLNLWNTFLVPFTYGARGSKIIVTTRNERVASVARAFSKYYLQKLQDKECWDLFAKHAFDEHNFEARTRLEEIGQRIVKRCDGLPLALKTIGSLLCCESDIRKWEIIAESGIWNLAREKNEILPALLLSYHYLPPQLKRCFAYCSIFPKDCIYEKDQLILLWMAEGLIEQPNDGRTLEEVGDQCFCDLVSRSLLHRVSDVESSFSMHDLEASDVESSFSMHDLVNDLARYVAGGSFYSLDGGNAHQVSSSTRHLSFVRTKYDVASRFRVLAGAMNLRTFLPLNVGHVGFYGYNLLTDEVLHVLLPTLRRLRVLSLSHYQKISTLPSSIGCLKHLRYLNLSYNRSLLRLPDSITALYNLQILILAYCHSLIELPSNMGSLTCLRHLDLRWTRLKRMPLGMNRLKDLRTLTNFVVAENGGTRVRELGELGNLMGTLSIQGLQNVDNYEDAEIVNLKGKRYLKKLVLEWGYDNNITQQNSLNVLDKLQPHWNLRELIINFYSGRSFADWLGHGSFSNMSIVCLESCKHCVSLPPLGQLPSLEGLIIRGFDGVTSVGTEFNGSNCTPFQSLKYLEFADMCSWKEWASFTIETGGLAFAHLQELCIRNCPQLSGGLPSHLPSLTALSIENCPQLTSSLPFAPLLREIKLDDCGKVSGVEPLLNGTELRDMQIMNLSTLPLRFLPPNMTRLNLEGSREIELPIHRCHESLQYLDLKRSCDSLISFPLEIFPSLKNIQLVGRFKNWNIFQILTVLHFFSIRWELPIAPNLDLSLREDWLPHASLH